Proteins co-encoded in one Arachis hypogaea cultivar Tifrunner chromosome 11, arahy.Tifrunner.gnm2.J5K5, whole genome shotgun sequence genomic window:
- the LOC112719763 gene encoding abscisic acid receptor PYR1 isoform X3, translated as MEEETQTHTNINHATPEPEPDTPTHHDLALPAGLTQEEFETLKPSIATHHTYPLSTTRRQCSSLLAQRIHAPPHAVWSILRRFDKPQSYKHFIKSCHVSEDFQLAVGCTRYVDVISGLPANTSTERLDVLDDDRHVIGFTIVGGEHRLRNYRSVTSVHGFEHDGKIWTVVLESYVVDVPEGNTEEDTRLFSDTVVKLNLQKLASVTEGKITDGDDS; from the coding sequence ATGGAAGAAGAAACACAAACTCACACAAACATAAATCACGCAACCCCCGAACCCGAACCCGATACACCGACCCATCACGACCTCGCTCTCCCCGCAGGTCTCACCCAAGAAGAATTCGAAACCCTAAAACCCTCAATCGCCACGCACCACACATACCCACTCTCCACCACGCGCCGCCAGTGCTCCTCCCTCCTCGCGCAGCGCATCCACGCGCCGCCGCACGCCGTCTGGTCCATCCTCCGCCGCTTCGACAAGCCCCAATCCTACAAGCACTTCATCAAGTCTTGCCACGTCAGCGAAGACTTCCAGCTCGCCGTAGGCTGCACCCGCTACGTCGACGTCATATCCGGTTTACCGGCTAACACCAGTACCGAGAGGCTCGACGTGTTGGACGATGACCGACACGTCATCGGGTTcactattgttgggggtgagcaCCGCTTGAGGAATTACCGGTCAGTTACTAGCGTTCACGGGTTCGAACATGATGGGAAGATCTGGACCGTTGTTTTGGAGTCGTACGTTGTGGACGTTCCAGAAGGGAACACCGAAGAGGATACTCGTCTGTTCTCGGATACAGTCGTTAAGCTAAACCTCCAGAAACTCGCGTCTGTCACCGAAGGGAAGATCACCGACGGTGACG
- the LOC112719763 gene encoding abscisic acid receptor PYR1 isoform X5 produces MEEETQTHTNINHATPEPEPDTPTHHDLALPAGLTQEEFETLKPSIATHHTYPLSTTRRQCSSLLAQRIHAPPHAVWSILRRFDKPQSYKHFIKSCHVSEDFQLAVGCTRYVDVISGLPANTSTERLDVLDDDRHVIGFTIVGGEHRLRNYRSVTSVHGFEHDGKIWTVVLESYVVDVPEGNTEEDTRLFSDTVVKLNLQKLASVTEGKITDGDV; encoded by the coding sequence ATGGAAGAAGAAACACAAACTCACACAAACATAAATCACGCAACCCCCGAACCCGAACCCGATACACCGACCCATCACGACCTCGCTCTCCCCGCAGGTCTCACCCAAGAAGAATTCGAAACCCTAAAACCCTCAATCGCCACGCACCACACATACCCACTCTCCACCACGCGCCGCCAGTGCTCCTCCCTCCTCGCGCAGCGCATCCACGCGCCGCCGCACGCCGTCTGGTCCATCCTCCGCCGCTTCGACAAGCCCCAATCCTACAAGCACTTCATCAAGTCTTGCCACGTCAGCGAAGACTTCCAGCTCGCCGTAGGCTGCACCCGCTACGTCGACGTCATATCCGGTTTACCGGCTAACACCAGTACCGAGAGGCTCGACGTGTTGGACGATGACCGACACGTCATCGGGTTcactattgttgggggtgagcaCCGCTTGAGGAATTACCGGTCAGTTACTAGCGTTCACGGGTTCGAACATGATGGGAAGATCTGGACCGTTGTTTTGGAGTCGTACGTTGTGGACGTTCCAGAAGGGAACACCGAAGAGGATACTCGTCTGTTCTCGGATACAGTCGTTAAGCTAAACCTCCAGAAACTCGCGTCTGTCACCGAAGGGAAGATCACCGACGGTGACG